Genomic DNA from Mytilus trossulus isolate FHL-02 unplaced genomic scaffold, PNRI_Mtr1.1.1.hap1 h1tg000050l__unscaffolded, whole genome shotgun sequence:
ACACTAGATCTCACAAAGTCTATGACAGCATTATATAAAGATCTATAAACACACCTGTATCCACTTTCTTAGATGTGTGTTATATAGAtggaatatattttaaaacaataaattgttatttaagtGAAAAATCTCGACTTTTTATTATACCTTCTTTCATTGTCTTATGTTTCAGTACACATTTGATATTGGtgaatattaaagttatattgtttcATGATTCACTGATTCAGAATTTACAGGATTGTGggtaatttgtaaaaataactgTACTTGATTGGTTGGATATCCTttgtttgagatttttttaaccaatcacaaaaTTTGAGTGAACCATTTATAAAATACTTCCCAGATAAAATTAGATTCAGTGTTCTTCCCAGGAATTTTGGATAGCACCAGGGTGACGCGTGACGAAATGaattttacagtattttgtGTCGCGTTGCGTCgctaatttttttcttgttagctcacctggcccgaagggccaagtgagcttttctcatcacttggcgtccgtcgtccgtcgtcgtcgtccggcgttaacttttacaaaaatcttctcctctgaaactactgggccaaatttaaccaaacttggccacaatcatcattggggtatctagtttaaaaattgtgtccggtgaccccgccaactaaccaagatggccgccatggctataaatagaacataggggtaaaatgcagtttttggcttataactcaaaaaccaaagcatttagggcaaatctgacatagggtaatattgttaatcaggttaagatctatctgccctgaaattttcagatgaatctgacattccgttgttaggttgctgcccctgaattggtaattttaaggaaattttgttgtttttggttattatcttgaatattatttcagatagagataaactgtaaaaagcaataatgttcagcaaagtaagatctacaaataagtcaacatgaccaaaatgatcagttgaccactttaggagttattgccctttatagtcaatttttaaccatttttcgtaaatcttagtaatcttttagaaaaatcttctcctctgaaactgctgggccaaattatttgaaacttggccacaatcatcattggggtatctagtttaaaaattgtgtccggtgacctcgccaactaaccaagatgaccgccatggctataaatagaacataggggtaaaatgcagtttttggcttataactcaaaaaccaaagcatttagagcaaatctgaagtgggctaaaattgttaatcaggtgaagatctatctgccctgaaattttcagatgaattggacaacctgttttagggttgcggcccctgaattggtaattttacggaaattttgctgtttttggtaattatattgaatattattatagatataggtaaactgtaaacagcaataatgttcagcaaggtcagatttacaaataagtcaacatgaccaaaatggtcagttgacctctttaggagttattgccctttaaagtcaatttttaaccatttttcgtaaattttatatatcttttactaaaatcttcttctctgaaactgctgtgccaaattgatccaaacttggccacaatcatctttggggtttcttgtttaaaaaatgtgtccggtgacctggccatcaaaccaagatggccgccacggctaaaaatagaacataggggtaaaatgcagtttttggcttataactcaaaaaccaaataatttagagaaaatctgacatgaagtaaaattgttaatcaggtcaagatctgtctgccctgaaattttcagatgaattggacaacctgtttttgggttgcggcccctgaattggtaattttacggaaattttgctgtttttggtaattatattgaatattattatagatataggtaaactgtaaacagcaataatgttcagcaaggtcagatttacaaataagtcaacatgaccaaaatggtcagttgacctctttaggagttattgccctttaaagtcaatttttaaccatttttcgtaaattttatatatcttttactaaaatcttcttctctgaaactgctgtgccaaattgatccaaacttggccacaatcatctttggggtttcttgtttaaaaaatgtgtccggtgacctggccatcaaaccaagatggccgccacggctaaaaatagaacataggggtaaaatgcagtttttggcttataactcaaaaaccaaataatttagagaaaatctgacatgaagtaaaattgttaatcaggtcaagatctgtctgccctgaaattttcagatgaattggacaacctgtttttgggttgcggcccctgaattggtaattttaaggaaattttgctgttttatattgaatattattatagatataggtaaactgtaaacagcaataatgttcagcaaagtaagaactacaaataagtcaacatgaacgaaatggtcaattgacccctgtaggagttattgacctttgtagtcaattttcaatctgcttcctttgtttaatattcacatagaccaaggtgagcgacacaggctctttagagcctctagttactTTTTGTCATTACCTGTTtgcctttgttttgtttactgtggTACTGTGTTGTAGGACTTTGGGTCAGAAAATTATTGGTAGaaaaagtaaatcaataaacagtttgtatactttaatatctttgaagaataaataaaagaaagcaCAATTAGTCTTTAAGCTAAAGTCACTTCTTATATTTTGATCAAGCCATTTTGTCCCGATACTTGTAGTTACACTACACATTCCCCATGTAAGATTTCACCATAACAATGAACTTTGAACAAGATTTTGATACAGAACcttcagtaaattaaaaactattttccatatttttggaCCTGATTCTTTAAGACcacaacaaatttatttttatggttATTACTTTGTTACAGACATGAAGAGTATTTTATAAGAGTTATCTATAAGCAAGATTCATCCCTAGCTATAGTCCTGCGTTGGAATGTATTAGTGTTCTGGCAGCAGGCTTTCTAGTCCTGTTACAgtctaataaaattaacggtaccaattttcttgcaccagatgcgcattttgacaTTACATGCTCATGgcctaaatatttcaaatcaaagcctcaataataataatagaaaaGCTATAATCCAATAGGTGTTAACCAGtctaacaaaaaaattacaatatattataatatgtcTGTGCATCAACAATGGTATGattctcaaaaataatttgcaaaatattttcGTTGGTGTGTTCTAAgaatgtttttatctttaatgtaacattctaatataattttgcattcaatttgtactttatttttatttgcaatgaGAAATTATATGTGAGgagcatttatttgtaattagcAAAATCAGGGGAAGTAACTCCACAGTTAATTCCTAAAAGGCAAATTATTTTGACTTGAGACTGGCGTAATAGGGTTCATTAACAAATGTCTGCTTGTCCCTCACAAGTCTGTTATTAAAATAATGGTCTCTTAActaattaaaacacaaaagaatcAGGTACATCGATTAAATCCAATCATCAAGGTTAACCTCAACAGGTAAATCGATCACATGGTGTAAACAATCTACTTGTCAATACTGGATTAAACTGGTTAGAACTGGTCAATTTTGATGTAAAGTTGAAGTCATCTGAAACTTTACCGATTTCGatacgatttttttcaaaaactttagcACCACGGAGAAAAATTATACATCGCGGCAAGAACGATACCACCGCGGTAGAAAATTATACATCTCGGGCCCGTGGTCCTTTAAGGGCCTGGGGGAGAACACTGAGATTCTAAACATTTATCAGTCATCTGGTTGCCACTTACAAACATTATCATCACGATAGACATTTGAAGAACCCTCTATATAAAtaatggtatgattgccaatgagacacctatctacaaaatttcaaattaagtaGAGGTAAGCAAATATTGGCAACTGTATGGACTTCAATAACGATAAAACCCCTTCTGTATATTAAGCAATAAAAGCCAAATTTATTGGTTCAGTGTATGTTAACTTGTGttaatgtcttttgattgagttaagccatttcaattgatattttatagtgtgtctttctatgttgtgattacatactattgtttcagataagggtgaaggtttgataccattaaaacatttaaaccagCTTCAATTGTCTGCACCtattttatgtcaggattctggtagaccaaaacacaaaaacttaactataaccactgaaccatgaaaatgaggtcaaggtcagatgcaactgccagttggacatgtacactttacagtccttccatacaccgaatatactagcccttttgcttatagtatctgagataagGACTTGACctccaaaacttaaccttgttcactgatccatgaaatgaggttgaggtcaagtgaaaactgtctgacagacatgaggaccttgcaaggtacacacataccaaatataattatcctattacttataataagagagaattcaacattacaaaaaatctgaactttttttcaagtggtcactgaaccatgaaaatgaggtcaaggacatttgacatgtaactgacggaaacttcgtaacatgaggcatctatatacaaagtatgaagcatccaggtcttccaacttctaaaatataaagcttttaaaaagtttgctAACGCCGCCGCCATCGTAGCCACCGGATCACTATTCCTATGTCGAGCTCTGCAAAAGTTGCAGGCCTgacaaaaactaacaaaaaaggAAGTAagattttaaacaatatataagtaCCAGAACTAAGATAACTCTTGCTTTTAGGTTTAAAATCCTTACATGTAATTTTTAtcattgtatataatattttaccatttttattGGTACCATAAGTAAAAGGAGAGAGAACACTATgacaacaagtgaaactgcgggCTACTGCTCATGATACCCCCGCCCCAAGTGGATAATTTTAAGTGTAAAATATGCAAGtattcggtaaacaggaagttgttgtgTGATAAATCTGTAAACACATCACGTGGTATAGCTGACTTGTAGAAATcctgaaatcaaatttcaataatCCTTTTatgtgatgaaaattttcaacttggctatcatgtatAAAATCGTACAAGTGTTTGGTAGACAGGAAGTTGtggagtgatgaatctgaaaacacatcatacggtatagctgacttatataaaccctgaaaccaaattttagaaatcctCGTATtctagttcctgagaaaaaatgtgatgaaaaatattcatgggacagactgactgatggatggacagacagaggtaaaacagtatcccccccccctttttcataGCTGGGGTATAAAAAGATGAAGACAAAGAAAAGGTCACTATAATCATAATAGATTCAGCAACAAGAATCCAGTCATATCATAAACTAAAGGTAAAATCAAGTGACCAACTAGTATCACTTATTTTATGGCTGCTGATTCatgtaattttacaattatattataGACACAGACACTGCAAGAAAATACCCTTGTCTAAACACAATCAGGCTGGTCAATTATGAgacaaaagagaaaaatataatattggtttttttttaatttcccatCTGATATTACATGAAAAAATAGTCATCTTTGGGTCTGCATCAACCAATCTATCGATCATCTTACTCTGACAATGTTTAAAGCTTGTTATTGCACACACATCCTTCCTCTTTGCTGATGATGATGATTCACTACCTATAGGATACTGGTGGTATGTGTAATTCTTCTTTGAAGTTACACAGAAATGGATGGAGCTGGAAAGAAAAATTTCCGATAAATATTCTAATAGTAAAATTATACAACACATATTCTGTTTAAATGGGCCCTGATTAAATTCAAAAGGTTACACCCAAAAGTAGTCCTTTGTAGAAGATTCTTTTGAGGAAGGatcttaattaaaaacaaagagGTAACACCTATGTAACAAATATTCTgcttctaaataaaataaaatattgtatgttAGAAAAGTATTCTAGtatgaatttataattttgtttgctTCCAAAATTTTTGTTCTAGCTTTTGTATACTGGTACATTTGAAGGGTCTCAAgatattcagaatatttttatttccagaATAGGATACATATGCTAATTTTTAAGACGCAGCATAAAACATAATAgtacatttttatacgaccccaaaacattttttgggatcgtataatggtatgatgtcgtcgtctacgtcgtctgcgtcgtcctAAGACActttccggataataactttagtttaagtgaatagatcttaatgaaattttttcagaaggttcaataccacaaaaggaagcttgggattgattttggggatgatggtcccacccgtttaggaattaggggcccaaaacaagcatttttctagtttcaggataataacttgtttacaagtatttcaattgctctgaaattataccacagtGTTTAAAAtcacaagtagaaggtttggattcatTTAATGGGTTATGGGGCcaaagtttaggaattaagggtcAAAAAGGGGCCAacacaagcatttttctagtttccagacaataaatgGTGTGTAATTGCATGGAtttctctgaaattataccacaataTGTACCATATAAGAAAGGGGGAGCTGGGATTAATAAATTGGGGGGGGAGGGGttgtttaccatttttttaagggatttttttttttcaacatttttcaaatttcgaattttgaaaagtttcaagaagaaatattcagttgcacagtattgtgcaatagatgtgttagatctttgaccacattaaTGTTGTGGCAAAAACCAATATTaagtcaaaaatttgatcacaatcaaaattcagacagtatcaagcttgaatattgtgaccaaatttgccccaactgttcaagGTTTGACCACTGgggttgtataaagctgcgccctgcggagcacctggtttcattaaatatcattaaattCAAGGTGTTGATAAACTCAAGGCTCAGGAAACAAATATTATGTCATCTACAGTAATATCAGTTTATGAAAAGAATCATcaataaagggaaataactctttctgcacttcaaacatgaaaaaagtTTAGATATATTAGCATACTTCTATCTGTTCATTACTGTTTGCCTGTAATCTGTTCAGTTCCATTTCATACTGCTGTACTGTActgttagaaaaaataaaatacataggAAAAATAGAAGCCTAAGTCCATAGAACAACATAATTATTTGAATCACCAGCCATTTTGGGAGGCATCTAAAACATATCACTATTTTCTTTCAAGGATAAGATATGAGGTGTTGTAACACTATTGTCAAAGGTTTGGGGATGGTTCCGCGCTCagaaacatgttaaaccctgCAACATTCTTAatatgcctgttccaagtcaggggcctaaagttcatttgttgtggttggtttatgtctgtcatatttgtttttttataaaatgttttgtaataaTTTAGGCCTTTAGTTTTCACATTATTTCACTATATTCATGTCAGGGCCATTTATAACTAACATAGGGTGAGGGTCTTTCTCTTCATTGAAGGTTATACAGTAACCTATAAGTGCTTATATCCACCTCATTAAAGCTCTAATGGataattgtcaatcataccacctctacttattttttcaatgtcAACTATTAGAGTCTTCCTAGCCAATAGTTAGTTctcagaaaaaataaacatataatggGGGTAGCATGGTCTGCCCCATCTTACCCCAGTTGTGTTAATGATTAATAAAAGAATTTTTAATTACACCAGGGGAGATAACTTTCTTACAAATAGTTCTGTTAATTCATAggcaaataatttaaattggatgtaacacgtcttctgtttggctgacgttgttttgtttatcagcccATAGTCATAATTTTGTCATGCGACCGTAATGTTATCAACATTTTGTAATGATTTATCCCCTTTTTCTGCCTATTTACAGGTTAACCGTTATTCaatgtgcaccacattttttatgttatttcttcatagacagaaaaaatattacaatcatACCTTAAGTAATTACACATTACAAATAGTTGTTAATCCAAGGGGATATAATTACACATAACAAATTACTGAGAATCAACATTTCATTGACTAGTTAAAGGAATTTCTATATGAAACCAATTAAAAAGGGGAGCATACAGAATTCAATAGTTTcgttaatcataaaaataatttatatggcTAGTATAAGGATTAAAATGTGGAGGCATGTAAGACTgtgaacatatttgttttgctcaATTGTACCAAATGTAATAagagaaaagaaagaaatttgtGACAGAGTAGTCCAGACTGTCttgttttctaaataaatgaTAATGTTCTTTAGAATATTATTGTAACATAAATTTTGACAATCCCTGTTTTGTTCATCACATTCCCTAAATGCTTTTGATAAACAAATCTTACTTTTCTTCCTCTCTTACAACTTCTTCTAGAATTTCTTCATGGTTAGCAACATTCTGCGATTCTCCTGCAGCTAATCtctacaatatttttcagaaagaGTAATATGTCATATAAAAGTACTCTTTCTTAGTATGATAAAAGATTCTAtcattaatgaataaaattgaaaactggataattttcattaaataattctTTCAAGAAGAATGAGATATAATATGATGGTTAGTTTGCAAGTCAACAGTATGAATTTTGATCTGATTTGACAGGTGTGTTTGATCGTCAGCTTGATTGCCATATTTGACGTTCTGATTTACTTCTGAAGTGTAGTTTTTACCTGTATCTGTGTAATTTTCTTGATGTCTCCATAACTTTTCACTGGTGCTCTTAGTTTTTTCAACTGATCTTTAAtactgaaaaaagaaatcagTGACTTAAAATATTAGCCCATCATGTCTTGATCTACATAATGTATTCAATTTAAAGGAAGAGAAATGAGAAATGAAGGGAGACAATTAGTGTTTTTccaaagaaaattaatattcaGTTTAGACAAATCTGATTAAAAGTTAAGtaataaatttgattgattttttaatagGCTATTGTTGTTTAACCGTCAATGGAAAATATTATAAGTATATTCGGGATGAAGTGTGAATATAGGTTGTGACCAACAACACAAAGCAAGTGTTGTTAATAATTCTTGATTTTGTGATAGGGACCCGACAAGTATGATAAACAGTATGAACCAGATCTAGATACACCCATCCTATGCATATTGAAATTGATTCAAGAATAGAATGGAATATTGTAGATGGCATTAaatcataaatcataaatatgGATGAGCAGAAAAACTTGCAAAAAGGTATTACAGCTTTTAAAAGTTCTCTGAAGTATGATGGTTGACTTCCCATAATTCCATAAAggtcaacatttttaaaatcatgtaGAGATGCACAGACAAACAAAGAGCATCtacttaatatttgtatatgtatcaTAAAAAAGCATTGATCTATATGAATAAGTCTAAGGAATAGACACAAACATATATGTTACAAATTGTGGGTGAATAAAGTTTGTCAAAACTTCCGTAGTACCAACCCTTTTACTGTTTCAGACAATTTATCCTGTAGGTCGTCCACATCATGGCCTTCATTTGTTGCTTTAGACAATatgattctaaaaataaaataaaaaattgtgtatctATCATTTTAGTTGATGTTACCTGTGGCACAATGTGTATGTTTAGTGTGCTATACAAGACTGCAATGATAGTTTGCATAATCATCGAGACAGAagattatcgctattttgtgcatttttcctttgattttttttttgtgataattttcatatcatgcttgttgcttgagatggaaaattgtCACTAGAAACTAAGGCCGCACAtggcgttgctaatgaaattgacaggtaaaatagcaataaacagattatcattagtcatctcaactcgattgcttttctcgcttTCTCCGTCCCGGCTCAAGCGGgaaaatcaatcttgttgagatgatcaacgataatctataagtattgGCTTGTATGAagttgtaatttgaaaaaaatatagtgcCAAATTGCCTATGGAAAGTTTAATACCTTCATAATGTCACACACCTGTTACATGTGGGTCTCaatggggtctaagcgtgacgcgggatcgccgtttttttgtaagcgtgacacttgaaagtcaaattattgtgacGGGAAATAAGGTCTAGCGGGAcctgggaaatgacaaaaaaatgagaattgcttacgtacatagtgtaacgGGGAaacaggaatctgacaaaacagtaagcgggatccgggataggaaccccccaatgagacctcCTTACATAATACATCAATAAGATAGTTGGTGCTAAACATATTCTAAAAATCATGGTAATAGTTTGTacaaaaaacaggaaatagtACACAtttataaccatgataacatgtgaaatgatcagcaaaataagtatatttttgtgttttaattactgttctttatcaaattatgtgcctgtaccaagcaAGAAGTTTGTAATGAagatggattttttttggtaGCTGTctacaattaataaaagttcttttaaaaagaacttttattaattgtagACAGCTACCAGTCTTTTAtaaatagtctttttttttgtactggtcATCAGGCATACCAAAGCTTGCTGCTTACTATACTGTATGAATTTTGCTGATTGTTAAACCATACATCTGATTTAATGAATGTGATGTTAAACTACAATGGTAACATTACacatcattttatataatagcgccattcatttaaaatatctgTTCAATGATCATGATATGAAATAATGGCATTAAACTACTGTTAATTCAGTAATTTTTGCGTGCATTTAATAttacgattttatcattttagacTTATTAAAAtgcgattttgttttttaaaattttgagaaaaatccagTATtcctttttaattcatataaaatattttaaaatgcaagTTAAAGTCATTGCGTTTAGAACTCTcttgcatttttcgcaataatcaAAACCTTGCAACAATttgtgaatttacagtatctttttatgaaataatggtGAATGGTGATTTATAACTAACCTTACACCTGTTTCTAAACATTCACCGATATATTCTTGTGTTGACTGATGGATTACTTTCCAGTTCTTGGTTTGCTTCCCAGTAAATGTCTTTTtctttactgaaaaaaatgtgcagaatgTAATTGAAACACTTAGTCTATggatacatgatttttttattaaataatgtatttatgCTTTAAACTACAATTTCAGTAACTaagagtactctcagatctgaaCCCTGTTCATGTGTctattgtgtttttgttaagaataagatattttatctTTGTATTAATCTAACAAGAGAAtgccttttcaactgatttttaaattatgttctAATGTTGTACTGTACCATCATGTTCCCAGGTTAAGGTGAGGGTTTGGCACCAGCAAACATGCTTAAACACCCCCTGTAAGGCTGTaactgtaattcagtggttgtactTTGATgctgttttatatcaaatttgtatttcatttattgtctatattaaatacaaaaatcaagCGGTTAGGTATTGCTTATTGATGAAGGCTGTATTGTGACACATAGTTTTTAACttctaaaaatttaaaacatatagaCCTCAAACATGGCTgtaaaagggaaataactcctttcTCAACTAGTGTTGTTAGAAACCTACATGTATCAATACATACATATTGAAAAAGcgttttttatgattttttgaaTTCTTTTAGATACAATTTCTTGACTCTAATAAATTAGTCTACTCAGGTATCTGTGCCTTTATAAGGGGACAAAGTCCAccaattacggtagaaaaaATATCGGGAAAAATTTCTTGAACTTTTTTATCtgactttttttaaatccctgcatttgcgcagaaatctacTCCCTTTTCCCggtcttgtttgcatgagactttgaataaattatatatttatcaatgtttatcAGTCTAGTTAAATATCGGATTCAAACTCAACACCAAATTAATCTTTAATATGGGGACGAAGAAGTCCCCTattacagtagaaaattcaatattttttttttttaaattgaaaaaatttcccgaatttttcattgtacttatgaactcaaaatcgttcaataattgtttttgtcatgttttgaatttCCAGATCGGCGCAGAAATCTACTTCGGTTTCCGGTCTTGTTTACAtgagactttgaa
This window encodes:
- the LOC134699253 gene encoding uncharacterized protein LOC134699253, translating into MAKTKTTKRKNTEEANDKKTAKKLKTNQNSSKNKSLQTSIHKFTVPASEVKRKSLISSKKFETLVKKKTFTGKQTKNWKVIHQSTQEYIGECLETGVRIILSKATNEGHDVDDLQDKLSETVKGIKDQLKKLRAPVKSYGDIKKITQIQRLAAGESQNVANHEEILEEVVREEENTVQQYEMELNRLQANSNEQIELHPFLCNFKEELHIPPVSYR